One Leishmania donovani BPK282A1 complete genome, chromosome 15 genomic window carries:
- a CDS encoding myo-inositol-1 phosphatase, putative: MSISVMSTPVPASSSADTGEMSLIEALGVAIEAADKGSRIIWQCVEKRRLAMAAAATFHTTSALAAGGAASVECENKTSATNLVTQHSKQCRETIIRILRQYSEEVQREKPHLRFAFLTEELNPGTPLSDDYTWVVDPIDGAASFVHGLPDCCISIGLTYRKQPVLAVVFTPFISSGVRLTVAAAAVLNVAQQQQQQQYQHQQQQLVMSPTLSVTAPAISGTMCGSVAAAPLTPMDVSKTKMLDEHGTAAAPTTALPPTPPTPPFPSLRAAAAATAAASASPHSVPIITHTTPSVVPECNGELFTAIKGFGAFVNGRQVRVNAKVVPATSVVVFNHPCGVMLSTAEAASPDGAAIRRRKCDAAIDCSMAMREELLRLPVAALRCYGSCAATLAQVAAGRVDAYLEPAGKAWDVCAGSLLVTEAGGVVCNMLGRPLDMAHDTTIVAAATQEMADLMTEKCVRHGFGQYWLVEKE; encoded by the coding sequence ATGAGTATCAGCGTCATGTCCACTCCGGTGCCAGCGTCGTCATCGGCGGATACGGGCGAAATGAGCCTCATCGAGGCCCTCGGCGTCGCCATTGAGGCAGCCGACAAGGGCAGCCGCATCATCTGGCAATGCGTTGAAAAACGCCGCCTAGCgatggcagctgcagccACCTTCCACACGACCAGCGCGCTTGcagccggcggcgcggcctCGGTGGAGTGCGAAAACAAGACTTCTGCGACGAACCTAGTGACGCAGCACAGCAAACAATGTAGAGAGACTATCATTCGCATTCTTCGCCAGTActcggaggaggtgcagcgtgaGAAGCCGCACCTtcgcttcgccttcttgACAGAGGAGCTCAACCCCGGCACCCCCCTCTCCGACGACTACACATGGGTCGTGGACCccatcgacggcgccgcttcgTTTGTGCACGGGTTGCCAGACTGCTGCATCAGCATTGGGCTCACCTACCGCAAGCAGCCGGTGCTGGCCGTGGTGTTCACACCCTTCATCAGCTCCGGCGTTCGACTCACCgtagcggctgcggcggtgctcaacgtcgcacagcagcagcagcagcagcagtatcagcaccagcagcagcagctggtgaTGTCTCCGACTTTATCAGTCACTGCCCCTGCCATTTCTGGGACCATGTGTGGCTCCGTCGCGGCCGCCCCTCTCACCCCCATGGACGTCAGCAAGACCAAGATGCTGGATGAGCACGggactgccgctgcgccgacaACTGCCCTGCCCCCAACGCCTCCAACGCCGCCGTTCCCTTCGTtgagggctgctgctgctgctacagCGGCGGCTTCTGCATCGCCACACAGCGTACCCATCATCACGCACACCACGCCGAGCGTCGTGCCGGAGTGCAACGGCGAGCTCTTCACGGCCATCAAGGGCTTTGGTGCCTTTGTCAACGGGCGGCAGGTACGCGTAAACGCCAAGGTTGTGCCGGCCACGTCGGTTGTGGTGTTCAACCACCCTTGCGGTGTGATGCTGTCGACGGCCGAGGCGGCCAGCCCCGACGGCGCGGCCATCCGTCGTCGCAAGTGCGACGCCGCGATTGACTGCAGCATGGCCatgcgcgaggagctgcttcgcctgccggtggcggcgctgcggtgctaTGGTAGCTGCGCGGCGACCCtcgcgcaggtggcggcggggcgCGTGGACGCGTACCTTGAGCCGGCCGGTAAGGCATGGGACGTCTGTGCCGGATCGCTGCTCGTCACAGAGGCTGGCGGTGTTGTGTGCAATATGCTCGGCAGGCCGCTCGACATGGCACATGACACGACCATCGTGGCCGCGGCAACGCAAGAGATGGCCGATTTGATGACGGAGAAGTGCGTGCGGCACGGCTTTGGCCAGTACTGGCTGGTCGAAAAAGAGTGA
- a CDS encoding ATP-binding cassette protein subfamily G, member 4, putative, which translates to MGTQVDQAHKPSVGTPTELTSIPPTASVTPPQAKSNAEDAKVPALSRAVNFTWENLTYQVPVEDKDGNVIYKTLLFNLSGCAKGGRVLAIMGPSGAGKTTLMGTITGKLFNATARQEGCCFMNNNIYQQRYKRLVSYVCQDDIVMGKDTPREAIYFSARLRLGLDSETARRRVADVIKRLSLTKCQDTILGIPGILKGVSGGERKRANIGTELVTNPFVMLLDEPTTGLDSVNAVRVGHLLQDLAKNDMRTVIATVHSPSSELFDLFDDLLLLAKGHVIYHGPTADSIEYFASLGYDVPPRTNPTEYFMNLLQLPEEILSQLWLAWEDYVMSDAANDNPCLTPVTGVITLTDDYLEEQLELKGANFCLQFSELFKRSWRMYLRDPGNFYGRSVQTLFFAIFVGLFFFNLQLNQQGVQDRLGALYVTLMNNLFGAAMNGIAAFPPERAVFLQEQANDAYNAYTYFLAKNLAELPWQILFPTVFDLIAYFMIHFHRSAGAFFVHWFILVLLANLGYSFGLMFATFFKQSQAAFAMVPLILLPLFIVAGLFANTDRLYPYWEWLNYISFPRHAYLGVFTNEFERLTVICNPVTPLCTFPDGQAVIEYMGFQGWHYWQTFVALIVYQIGLRFIGATSLYYQGRQRRGKLQFVKNLRKRVASPRAIASARSNDELSDVQSTLVGSIATPSNAYGTGVSSPINNPENHQPIWDGESERATLALPDTPVTYVESPVDVKDMKPRKYRS; encoded by the coding sequence atgGGGACACAAGTTGATCAAGCCCACAAGCCGTCTGTCGGGACGCCGACGGAGCTCACAAGCATCCCGCCCACGGCAtcggtgacgccgccgcaggcgaAGTCGAATGCAGAGGACGCGAAGGTACCCGCGCTCAGCCGCGCCGTGAACTTTACCTGGGAGAACCTGACCTATCAGGTGCCGGTCGAGGACAAGGATGGCAACGTCATCTACAAGACCCTGCTTTTCAACCTCAGCGGGTGTGCCAAGGGTGGGCGCGTGCTGGCTATCATGGGGCCCTCTGGCGCGGGTAAGACGACGCTGATGGGCACAATCACTGGCAAGCTCTTCAACGCCACCGCAAGGCAGGAAGGGTGCTGCTTCATGAACAACAACATTTATCAGCAGCGCTACAAGCGCTTGGTGTCGTACGTGTGCCAGGACGATATTGTCATGGGCAAGGACACACCGCGCGAGGCCATCTACTTCTCCGCGCGTCTGCGACTCGGTCTCGACAGTGAAACCGCCCGTCGGCGTGTCGCAGACGTCATCAAGCGTCTCTCCCTGACCAAGTGCCAGGACACGATTCTTGGTATCCCTGGCATTCTGAAGGGCGTCTCCGGTGGCGAGCGCAAGCGTGCCAACATCGGCACTGAGCTCGTGACGAACCCCTTTGTGATGCTGCTGGATGAGCCGACGACAGGCCTGGACTCTGTGAACGCCGTGCGCGTCGGTCATCTCCTTCAGGATCTAGCCAAGAACGACATGCGTACCGTCATTGCCACCGTGCACTCGCCATCGTCGGAGCTGTTCGACCTCTTCGACGATCTGCTGCTACTGGCGAAGGGCCACGTCATTTACCACGGGCCCACGGCGGACTCCATCGAGTATTTTGCCTCCCTCGGCTACgacgtgccgccgcgcacgaaCCCGACGGAGTACTTCATGAACCTGCTGCAGTTGCCCGAGGAAATCCTGTCGCAGCTGTGGCTCGCCTGGGAGGACTACGTCATGTCAGATGCGGCAAATGACAACCCGTGCCTGACCCCGGTGACCGGCGTCATAACGCTGACGGACGACTAcctggaggagcagctggagctgAAGGGCGCGAACTTCTGCCTGCAGTTCTCCGAGCTCTTCAAGCGATCGTGGCGCATGTACCTGCGCGACCCCGGCAACTTCTACGGGCGCTCCGTGCAGACGCTCTTCTTCGCCATCTTCGTTGGCCTGTTCTTCTTTAACTTGCAGCTGAACCAGCAGGGCGTGCAGGACCGCCTCGGCGCGCTCTACGTCACGCTCATGAACAACCTTTTCGGTGCTGCCATGAACGGTATTGCCGCCTTCCCGCCGGAGCGAGCCGTCTTCCTGCAGGAGCAGGCGAACGACGCCTACAACGCGTACACCTACTTCCTCGCCAAGAAcctggcggagctgccgtGGCAGATACTCTTCCCGACCGTGTTCGACCTCATCGCGTATTTCATGATCCACTTTCACCGAAGCGCCGGTGCCTTCTTTGTGCACTGGTTCAtcctggtgctgctcgccaacTTGGGCTACTCCTTCGGTCTCATGTTCGCCACCTTCTTCAAGCAGTCGCAGGCGGCCTTTGCCATGGTTCCGCTTAtcttgctgccgctgttcaTTGTGGCTGGGCTGTTCGCGAACACGGATCGCCTGTACCCGTACTGGGAGTGGCTGAACTACATCTCCTTCCCCCGTCACGCCTACCTCGGCGTCTTCACGAACGAGTTCGAGCGCCTGACAGTCATCTGCAACCCCGTCACGCCCTTGTGCACGTTCCCGGACGGGCAGGCCGTCATCGAGTACATGGGCTTCCAGGGCTGGCACTACTGGCAGACATTCGTCGCCCTTATCGTGTACCAGATCGGCCTGCGCTTCATCGGCGCCACGTCGCTCTACTACCagggccggcagcgccgcggtaAGCTTCAGTTTGTGAAGAACCTCCGCAAACGCGTCGCCTCGCCGCGCGCCATCGCGTCAGCCCGCAGCAACGACGAGCTGTCCGACGTTCAGTCGACGCTGGTGGGGTCGATTGCGACGCCGTCGAACGCGTACGGCACCGGGGTATCGTCGCCAATCAACAACCCGGAGAACCATCAGCCGATCTGGGacggcgagagcgagcgtGCGACGCTGGCGTTGCCTGACACGCCGGTGACGTACGTGGAAAGCCCCGTCGACGTGAAGGATATGAAGCCGCGCAAGTACCGGTCGTAA
- a CDS encoding protein phosphatase 2A regulatory subunit, putative has translation MNSGSSTPHEDALATSESSLSSSPTEPPRFQTLLVSPPSTPSTPASPYPDPEPSAQPLGATSLGGASAVAVNASLNGVSGVGSGGSSSPNTSPNSAAASGNPRRSLNAAFTLSPRTESDVEVSVECNNDASSVCFDLDRHDPPIKQYYNLGSLEERRTFVTEGCVAAARKMSTQRILDHLLPALLTAFEADDYGESFDECAPCIARALPHIVACMETRTTANLTYFMGLIMELCCSAEGLVAKVITTSLQAIFEMVEDAVLLELFLPFVLTMRVSFWSTPRVVAAGLLGYLAMRPAVLQASGLSVTDMFNYYAECSSDASAMVRAAVVMSLHDWVRVAAVHRLTLAEMPLPLLKSLATDDLSDTVRYLLIEEVVKLAQMIGPKSTSKYLLSTFVGAYMDPSWRVRYTAANRLGAMAALVLNADDLEVVLETLARDEEPETRAAVARQLELMVQHCSSEVVQHSCVPVAVALSQDADPVVRRSAARHYHCFIFGSEEVVRTMCKALRALMQDAVFSVQENAIESLGDLVPALEGSVQAAVQHVALGSAGGGSGVAHWPSNSSRGSASRRQQASTSASAHNRGSRHKSPHLSSRLASGAAAVSGPAGAGEANVALTRKRADAIVRSFMTEVLNLGESRNWRIRNAVVRIVHHFCKVLSPDQFRPLTKMLFIALHDPVSTVRSQAVRTLKEVAAAYGGEWAAQTATELLQSDTLAPTRAVSYMWRVVMIQCLEVLLPAVSELSPREVRRQQLLATTLPLLRDYVTDRVPNVRLAVAHALPCWYSWFDVTETERAAYNAALKQLQQDADIDVLNASHKISYNSGSSNNVAGGEAR, from the coding sequence AtgaacagcggcagcagcacaccgcaCGAGGACGCACTCGCCACCTCGGAATCTTCTTTGTCTTCCTCTCCGACGGAGCCGCCAAGGTTTCAGACACTGCTGGTGTCACCTCCATCAACGCCGTCGACGCCCGCATCGCCGTACCCAGATCCAGAGCCGTCCGCGCAGCCGTTAGGCGCGACCAGCCTCGGTGGTGCgagtgccgtcgccgtcaacGCGAGTCTGAACGGCGTATCTGGGGTTGGTAGCGGgggctcctcctctcctaATACGTCACCGAATAGTgcagccgccagcggcaacCCGCGACGCTCGCTGAACGCCGCCTTCACGCTCAGCCCGCGCACCGAGAGCGACGTGGAGGTGTCCGTAGAGTGCAACAACGACGCGTCAAGCGTGTGCTTCGACCTGGACCGGCATGACCCGCCCATCAAGCAGTACTACAACCTCGGCAGCTTGGAGGAGCGTCGCACCTTTGTCACGGAGGGCtgtgtcgcggcggcgcggaaAATGTCCACACAGCGCATCCTCGATCACCtgttgccggcgctgctcacgGCATTCGAGGCGGACGACTACGGTGAGTCCTTCGACGAATGCGCCCCGTGCATCGCGCGTGCACTGCCGCACATTGTGGCATGCATGGAGACGCGCACCACGGCCAACCTCACCTATTTCATGGGCCTCATCATGGAGCTGTGCTGCTCCGCGGAGGGGCTCGTCGCCAAGGTGATTACGACATCCCTGCAGGCCATCTTCGAGATGGTGGAGGACGCTGTGCTACTCGAGCTGTTCCTGCCCTTTGTACTGACGATGCGCGTATCCTTCTGGAGTACACCGCGCGTCGTGGCAGCCGGGCTGCTCGGCTACCTCGCTATGCGGCCGGCCGTGCTGCAGGCAAGCGGGCTGAGCGTTACGGACATGTTCAACTACTACGCggagtgcagcagcgacgcctcgGCGATGGTCCGCGCGGCCGTCGTCATGTCTCTGCACGACTGGGTGCGTGTCGCGGCCGTGCATCGGCTCACGCTGGCcgagatgccgctgccgctgctgaagagcCTGGCCACGGACGACCTCAGCGATACTGTTCGCTACCTTTTGATCGAAGAGGTGGTGAAGCTGGCGCAGATGATCGGGCCCAAGTCGACGTCCAAGTACCTGCTCAGCACCTTCGTCGGCGCGTACATGGACCCGagctggcgtgtgcgctACACGGCGGCGAATCGGCTTGGCGCGATGGCAGCGTTGGTGCTGAACGCCGACGACTTGGAGGTGGTTCTAGAGACGCTCGCGCGTGACGAGGAGCCGGAGACGCGCGCGGCTGTGGCACGGCAGCTGGAGTTGATGGtgcagcactgcagcagcgaggtTGTCCAGCACTCCTGTGTCCCTGTTGCCGTGGCCCTGTCCCAGGATGCCGATCCAGTCGTGCGTCGCAGCGCGGCTCGCCATTATCACTGCTTTATATTTGGCAGTGAAGAAGTGGTTCGCACCATGTGCAAGGCGCTTCGGGCACTGATGCAAGACGCGGTCTTCTCTGTGCAAGAGAACGCTATAGAGAGTCTGGGCGATCTGGTGCCGGCGCTTGAGGGGAGTGTGCAGGCAGCTGTGCAGCATGTGGCGCTAGGTAgtgccggaggcggcagcggagtgGCGCACTGGCCGTCTAACTCATCTCGCGGCTCTGCCtcgcggcgacagcaggcTTCAACGTCGGCCTCGGCGCACAACCGCGGTAGCCGTCACAAATCGCCACACCTCTCCTCGCGACTCGCCAGTGGTGCGGCGGCCGTTAGTGGGCCAGCCGGTGCGGGGGAGGCGAACGTCGCCCTCACACGGAAGCGTGCCGACGCGATTGTGCGCTCCTTCATGACGGAGGTGCTGAACCTCGGCGAGTCGCGCAACTGGCGCATCCGCAACGCGGTGGTGCGTATCGTGCACCACTTCTGCAAGGTCCTCAGCCCTGACCAGTTCCGGCCCCTCACCAAGATGCTCTTCATCGCCCTGCACGACCCCGTCAGCACCGTCCGCTCGCAGGCGGTTCGCACGCTGAAGGAAGTGGCGGCAGCCTACGGCGGCGAGTGGGCTGCTCAGACGGCAACGGAGCTGCTACAGTCTGACACGCTTGCCCCGACGCGCGCTGTGAGCTATATGTGGCGGGTTGTGATGATCCAGTGcctggaggtgctgctgccggcagTGAGCGAGCTCAGCCCGCGCgaggtgcggcggcagcagctactcgcgacgacgctgccgctgctgcgcgactaTGTCACCGACCGCGTGCCGAATGTGCgcctcgcggtggcgcacgcgctgccctGCTGGTACTCCTGGTTCGACGTAACAGAGACGGAGCGGGCGGCGTACAATGCGGCACTCaaacagctgcagcaggacgCGGACATCGACGTCCTCAACGCCTCGCACAAAATATCGtacaacagcggcagcagcaacaacgtCGCGGGCGGTGAGGCGCGCTGA
- a CDS encoding calmodulin-like protein: MAAPEAATAAAAAAASPAAGNFAVPLEWSSTWNLFDERHTGSVSHIDLKHILRSLGRRYTEAELNDLLRPLPNPASYDAFIKLMQQPYTGPTEEDLVTALRAFDVGDSGRLKLSELITLLTTLGEKMPEADVRQLLAEVPTDEKGRVRIDELAAYLCTPVPTTTPDIIELQRQLGQAQSTAGAPVTKSI; encoded by the coding sequence ATGGCCGCACCGGAAGCAGcgaccgccgcagctgcagctgcagcttcgccgGCGGCCGGCAACTTCGCAGTGCCACTAGAGTGGAGCTCGACGTGGAACCTCTTCGACGAGCGGCACACTGGGTCGGTGTCGCACATTGACCTCAAGCACATCTTGCGCAGCCTCGGGCGCCGCTacacggaggcggagctcaACGATCTCCTACGGCCCTTGCCCAACCCTGCCTCGTACGACGCATTCATAAAGCTGATGCAGCAGCCGTACACGGGGCCGACCGAGGAAGACCTCGTGACAGCGCTGCGCGCCTTCGACGTCGGGGACTCGGGCCGGCTGAAGCTCTCTGAACTCATTACCCTCCTCACGACGCTGGGGGAGAAGATGCCGGAGGCCGACGTGCGGCAGCTACTCGCCGAGGTGCCGACAGATGAAAAGGGACGGGTGCGCATCGACGAGCTGGCGGCGTACCTGTGTACCCCGGTGCCCACCACGACGCCCGACATCATAGAGCTGCAGAGGCAGCTGGGGCAGGCGCAATCAACAGCTGGCGCACCCGTGACCAAGAGCATCTAA